The Herbaspirillum sp. RTI4 genome has a segment encoding these proteins:
- a CDS encoding ribonucleotide-diphosphate reductase subunit beta, giving the protein MLSWDEEIATTPAAHVSPPESPLQAPRQQAAPQFSDVALNPTLVTKDEPAPDVTRRVNAADKRIINGHTDVNQLVPFKYKWAWDKYLAGCANHWMPQEINMQRDIELWKNPNGLTDDERRLVKRNLGFFVTADSLAANNIVLGTYRHITAPECRQYLLRQAFEEAIHTHAYQYIVESLGLDEAEIFNAYHEVKSIRDKDEFLIPFINTLTDPQFTTGTTENDQKLLKSLIVFACIMEGLFFYVGFTQILALGRQNKMMGAAEQYQYILRDESMHCNFGIDLINTIKMENPHLWTPEFRDEIKSLFFSAVELEYRYAEDTMPRGVLGLNAPMFKGYLRFIANRRAQQIGLDPLFAQEENPFPWMSEMIDLKKERNFFETRVIEYQTGGALNWE; this is encoded by the coding sequence ATGCTCTCTTGGGATGAAGAAATCGCTACGACCCCCGCCGCTCATGTATCGCCGCCGGAGTCGCCATTGCAGGCGCCGCGCCAGCAAGCCGCACCGCAGTTTTCCGATGTTGCCCTGAATCCGACGCTGGTCACTAAAGACGAACCGGCACCGGATGTCACGCGTCGCGTCAATGCGGCCGACAAGCGCATCATCAACGGCCACACTGACGTCAATCAATTGGTGCCGTTCAAATACAAATGGGCCTGGGATAAATATCTGGCCGGTTGCGCGAATCACTGGATGCCGCAGGAAATCAACATGCAGCGCGATATCGAGCTGTGGAAAAATCCAAACGGTCTGACCGACGACGAGCGTCGCCTGGTCAAACGCAATCTGGGTTTCTTCGTGACTGCCGATTCATTGGCGGCGAACAACATTGTGCTTGGCACTTATCGCCACATCACTGCGCCGGAATGCCGCCAGTATTTGTTGCGTCAGGCGTTTGAAGAAGCGATCCACACGCATGCGTATCAGTACATCGTCGAATCGCTTGGTTTGGATGAAGCGGAAATCTTCAACGCGTATCACGAAGTCAAATCGATCCGCGACAAGGATGAGTTCCTGATCCCGTTCATCAATACGCTGACCGATCCTCAATTCACCACTGGTACCACTGAGAATGATCAGAAATTACTGAAGTCGCTGATCGTGTTTGCCTGCATCATGGAAGGCTTGTTCTTCTACGTTGGCTTCACGCAAATTCTGGCGCTGGGACGGCAAAATAAAATGATGGGCGCGGCTGAACAGTATCAATATATCTTGCGCGACGAGTCGATGCATTGCAACTTCGGTATCGATTTGATCAACACGATCAAGATGGAAAATCCGCATTTGTGGACGCCGGAATTCAGAGATGAAATTAAATCGTTGTTTTTCAGCGCGGTAGAGTTGGAATATCGCTACGCAGAGGATACAATGCCGCGAGGAGTGCTAGGTTTGAATGCACCGATGTTCAAAGGTTACTTGCGATTCATTGCAAACCGGAGAGCGCAGCAAATTGGTCTGGACCCGTTATTCGCACAAGAAGAAAATCCATTTCCCTGGATGAGTGAAATGATCGATTTGAAGAAGGAGCGCAACTTCTTTGAAACCCGTGTCATTGAATATCAAACAGGGGGCGCATTGAACTGGGAATAA
- a CDS encoding peroxiredoxin: MRPYLATLPAVAALFLALSALPTTALAVLKPGDTAPDFTTQASMGGQVTSFSLDATLKKGPVVLYFFPAAFTSGCTIEAHLFADAIDRYKELGATVIGVSNDDIDTLNRFSLSECRSKFAVAADTDKKIIKAYDAAMLLMPSHASRVSYVITPDHKVIYEYSSLNPDQHVANTMKALEQWKAKTR, translated from the coding sequence ATGCGACCTTACCTTGCCACCCTTCCCGCTGTAGCGGCCCTGTTTCTGGCGCTGAGCGCACTGCCAACGACTGCACTAGCAGTGCTTAAACCGGGCGACACCGCGCCGGACTTTACCACTCAGGCATCAATGGGCGGACAGGTAACGTCCTTTTCACTAGACGCGACGCTCAAAAAGGGGCCGGTCGTCCTGTATTTTTTCCCGGCGGCATTTACCAGCGGCTGCACGATTGAAGCCCATCTGTTCGCCGATGCGATTGATCGTTACAAGGAGTTGGGGGCGACTGTAATTGGCGTGTCGAACGATGATATCGACACACTGAACCGGTTTTCGCTCAGCGAATGCCGCAGCAAATTTGCCGTGGCCGCCGACACCGATAAAAAAATCATCAAAGCTTACGATGCGGCAATGCTGCTCATGCCTAGTCATGCCAGCCGGGTTTCTTACGTCATCACGCCCGACCATAAGGTCATCTACGAATACAGTAGCCTCAATCCTGACCAGCACGTTGCCAACACCATGAAGGCGCTGGAGCAGTGGAAAGCGAAGACCCGCTGA
- a CDS encoding histone H1-like DNA-binding protein, with product MATAAKKTAAKKPVAAKKVVAAKKPAAKKVAAPKVAAKAAPKAAAKKVVAKAAAKPVAKKAAAPKKVVAAKKPVAKKAVAAKKPVAKKVVAKKVVAAKKPVAKKAVAAKKPVAKKVVAAKKPVAKKAAAPKKAVAAKKPVAKKAVAVAKPAAKKAVAKPAAKKPVAKVAAKPAAKPAVKAVAKPAVKAVAKPAAKKAVAKKAVAAKPVAIAPAVKTVLNPAAAWPFPTGTTRP from the coding sequence ATGGCAACAGCAGCAAAAAAAACCGCCGCGAAGAAACCCGTCGCCGCCAAGAAAGTAGTCGCAGCGAAAAAGCCAGCGGCTAAAAAAGTAGCAGCACCTAAGGTCGCCGCGAAGGCAGCACCAAAGGCCGCAGCGAAAAAAGTCGTCGCCAAGGCAGCAGCAAAGCCCGTAGCGAAAAAAGCAGCAGCGCCTAAAAAAGTCGTTGCCGCTAAAAAGCCAGTAGCGAAAAAAGCAGTCGCAGCGAAAAAACCTGTTGCTAAAAAAGTAGTGGCGAAGAAAGTCGTCGCTGCCAAAAAGCCAGTGGCCAAGAAAGCTGTCGCCGCTAAAAAGCCAGTCGCCAAGAAAGTTGTCGCTGCTAAAAAGCCGGTAGCCAAGAAAGCAGCAGCGCCTAAAAAAGCCGTTGCCGCTAAAAAGCCAGTAGCGAAGAAGGCCGTTGCGGTTGCAAAGCCAGCAGCGAAAAAAGCAGTAGCAAAGCCAGCAGCGAAGAAACCTGTTGCCAAGGTTGCCGCGAAGCCAGCAGCAAAGCCAGCAGTCAAGGCGGTAGCAAAGCCAGCGGTCAAGGCAGTAGCAAAGCCGGCAGCAAAGAAAGCAGTCGCAAAAAAAGCGGTTGCCGCCAAGCCAGTCGCCATTGCTCCTGCAGTAAAAACCGTGTTGAATCCGGCAGCAGCATGGCCGTTTCCGACAGGCACTACCCGTCCATAA
- a CDS encoding carbohydrate kinase family protein yields the protein MRSLICGSLAYDNIMQFDGRFSESLLPDQLHKVNVSFLVPTMRREFGGCAGNIAYNLKLLGGEPLIMATVGQDSAPYLDHLRQLNISSECIRVIDTAFTGQCFITTDADSNQITAFHPGAMSFSHQNQVADAGSVKLAIVAPDGRDGMLEHSEQAIGLGIPLIFDPGQGLPMFNGEELKHFIELATYVAVNDYEAELLTNRTGLSLSQIAERVQALVVTRGELGAEIFTGGEKIVIPCVEADTIADPTGCGDAFRAGMLFGLSNDMDWATIGRLSSLMGSIKIAQQGPQNHAPSLAEIEDRFFSAFGYRYR from the coding sequence ATGCGCTCTCTTATTTGCGGTTCCCTGGCTTACGACAACATCATGCAGTTCGACGGACGCTTTTCCGAATCGCTGCTGCCCGATCAGCTGCACAAGGTCAACGTCTCCTTTCTGGTGCCGACCATGCGCCGCGAATTCGGCGGCTGCGCCGGCAATATCGCCTACAACCTGAAACTGTTAGGCGGCGAGCCGCTCATCATGGCCACCGTCGGACAAGACAGCGCGCCGTATCTGGACCACCTGCGTCAGCTCAACATCAGCAGCGAATGCATCCGTGTGATCGATACCGCCTTTACCGGGCAGTGCTTCATCACAACCGACGCCGACAGCAATCAAATTACCGCCTTCCATCCGGGAGCAATGAGCTTTTCGCACCAGAATCAAGTGGCCGACGCCGGCAGCGTCAAGCTCGCCATCGTCGCCCCCGACGGTCGCGACGGCATGCTGGAACATTCGGAGCAGGCCATCGGCCTGGGTATTCCGCTGATTTTCGATCCGGGCCAAGGTTTGCCCATGTTCAATGGCGAGGAACTCAAGCATTTCATCGAGCTGGCTACTTATGTGGCCGTCAATGATTACGAAGCCGAATTGCTGACCAATCGCACCGGCCTGAGCTTGTCGCAGATCGCAGAACGGGTTCAGGCGCTGGTCGTCACCCGTGGCGAACTCGGTGCCGAAATTTTCACTGGCGGCGAGAAGATCGTGATCCCTTGCGTCGAAGCCGACACCATTGCCGACCCTACCGGCTGCGGCGACGCATTCCGCGCCGGCATGCTGTTCGGTCTGAGTAATGACATGGACTGGGCCACTATCGGTCGTTTGTCCAGCCTGATGGGTTCGATCAAGATCGCGCAGCAAGGCCCGCAAAACCATGCCCCTAGCCTGGCAGAGATCGAAGATCGTTTCTTCAGCGCGTTCGGATATCGTTACCGCTAA
- a CDS encoding DUF167 domain-containing protein gives MTYAWCQASGEGVRLTLRIAPNAKKSEVIGEFDTALKIRLHAPPVDGKANEALIRFIAERLDLPRSAVVLLHGMTSKQKVLAIHGTGLDAEAVGKRLLGV, from the coding sequence ATGACTTACGCCTGGTGCCAGGCATCAGGGGAGGGCGTTCGCCTGACCTTGAGGATTGCGCCGAACGCCAAGAAAAGCGAAGTGATCGGCGAGTTCGATACGGCGCTGAAAATCCGGCTGCATGCGCCGCCAGTGGACGGCAAGGCCAATGAGGCCCTGATACGCTTTATCGCCGAACGTCTGGACCTGCCGCGCAGCGCGGTGGTGTTGCTGCACGGGATGACATCCAAACAGAAAGTGCTCGCCATCCACGGCACCGGTCTGGATGCGGAAGCGGTCGGCAAACGTCTGCTCGGCGTTTGA
- a CDS encoding DUF3426 domain-containing protein codes for MSLASRCPYCLTTFRVVADQLKLRDGLVRCGSCKQVFNGIEHLMPETAEPAAPETEASVVSDTSDTSDTPDAASPVLSLIAIEQASALSAAEQEPALPEPTVPNTLPPLDIDFGDDPEANPAPAFEAPTPPLEEIAPMAEPVQTSPEQATSEEAPAQAALQAALQAPPQVAPHAGLPAESESPLSTPAQEASTPPPEQQTSSLPTAADNSKDNAADSDPWPEFSSQAADAAVHMQAALAELGLNAANLSSDEEESSSYSSHDASGKAEAEQETPAFLLQARRQKRWRGVRRAVFFSLYLLLIAGVAGQSLYYWRNDVATALPATAPVLEKICARLHCTMGLPSDIRELSLESNELLATAPDENTYTLSLLLRNRAKTPQAWPHIELTLKNDEEQAIVRRVFAPNDYLPPALRSLKAMPAGSEQPIKLSYALDQVTASGYAVYLFYPK; via the coding sequence GTGTCCCTCGCCTCTCGCTGCCCCTATTGCCTGACCACGTTCCGCGTCGTCGCCGATCAATTGAAACTGCGCGACGGACTGGTGCGTTGCGGCTCCTGCAAACAGGTGTTCAACGGCATTGAGCATTTAATGCCGGAGACAGCGGAACCCGCTGCGCCGGAGACCGAGGCGTCCGTTGTGTCCGATACGTCCGATACGTCCGATACGCCAGATGCCGCATCGCCGGTACTCTCGCTCATCGCCATTGAACAGGCATCGGCTCTCAGCGCCGCAGAACAGGAACCCGCGCTGCCGGAACCGACGGTTCCCAACACCCTGCCGCCTCTCGACATCGACTTTGGCGATGATCCCGAGGCGAACCCAGCGCCGGCTTTTGAAGCTCCGACACCGCCGCTGGAAGAAATCGCACCGATGGCAGAACCGGTGCAGACCAGCCCTGAGCAAGCCACGTCTGAAGAAGCCCCTGCACAGGCCGCGCTTCAAGCCGCACTTCAGGCCCCACCTCAGGTCGCCCCTCACGCCGGACTGCCCGCCGAATCAGAAAGCCCTCTTTCTACTCCGGCGCAGGAAGCATCTACCCCACCGCCAGAACAGCAAACTTCCTCGCTACCGACCGCTGCGGACAACAGTAAAGACAACGCCGCCGACAGCGATCCCTGGCCCGAATTTTCGAGTCAGGCGGCTGACGCGGCGGTACACATGCAAGCGGCTTTGGCCGAACTCGGCCTGAACGCGGCCAATCTGTCGTCGGATGAAGAAGAATCGTCTTCGTATTCTTCGCATGATGCATCGGGAAAAGCCGAGGCAGAGCAAGAGACTCCGGCGTTCTTGCTGCAGGCAAGACGCCAAAAGCGGTGGCGCGGTGTGCGCCGTGCTGTCTTTTTCAGCCTGTATTTGCTGCTGATAGCCGGAGTTGCCGGGCAATCGCTGTATTACTGGCGCAATGACGTTGCCACAGCGCTACCGGCTACGGCGCCTGTCCTGGAAAAAATCTGCGCCCGCCTTCACTGCACCATGGGGCTGCCCAGCGACATTCGTGAGTTATCTCTGGAATCGAATGAATTGCTCGCGACAGCGCCAGATGAAAATACCTATACGCTGAGCTTGTTGCTGCGTAACCGCGCCAAAACACCGCAGGCCTGGCCGCACATCGAACTGACGCTGAAGAATGACGAAGAACAAGCCATCGTGCGCCGCGTATTCGCACCGAACGACTATCTGCCACCCGCATTGCGCAGCCTCAAAGCCATGCCGGCCGGCAGCGAGCAGCCAATAAAATTGTCGTATGCGCTCGATCAGGTCACGGCGTCTGGCTACGCAGTCTATTTGTTTTACCCCAAGTGA
- a CDS encoding YggT family protein, with protein sequence MIVDTIASILTGALLLRFWTQVVRVRPPASLAQFIFHVTDWLVKPLRRVTPSSGGYDWASLIGAYLVIVLSTVAGLVVVGLAWEPILLLSVLRFVQWIFYGFMATLIVEAIFSWVNPHAPLAPYVGALNEPLLRPLRRVIPLFGNVDLSPLAALILLQIGLKLISALLISFP encoded by the coding sequence ATGATCGTCGATACCATTGCCAGCATTCTGACCGGCGCCTTGTTGCTGCGTTTCTGGACGCAAGTCGTCCGCGTGCGCCCTCCGGCGTCCCTGGCCCAATTCATTTTTCATGTCACCGACTGGCTGGTCAAACCACTCAGGCGCGTGACGCCTTCTTCCGGCGGATACGACTGGGCCAGCCTGATTGGCGCTTATCTCGTGATTGTGCTGTCGACCGTGGCAGGATTAGTCGTGGTAGGTCTGGCCTGGGAACCGATCTTGCTGCTCTCCGTATTGCGCTTTGTACAGTGGATTTTCTATGGTTTCATGGCGACGCTGATCGTGGAAGCCATCTTCAGCTGGGTCAATCCCCACGCCCCTCTGGCACCCTACGTCGGTGCATTGAATGAGCCACTGCTGCGCCCTTTGCGCCGTGTGATTCCGCTGTTCGGTAATGTCGATTTGTCGCCGCTGGCGGCGCTGATCCTGTTGCAGATCGGTCTGAAGCTAATCAGCGCGCTGTTGATCTCCTTCCCGTAA
- a CDS encoding TSUP family transporter — protein sequence MLEITFETMAALAAVATLAGFIDAIAGGGGLITLPALFLAGIDPVAAIATNKLQAASATVSATVAFWRKGMIEWRSGMPIALMAMLGGSAGALSVSILPRSALEAVVPLLLISVAIYFLLAPKLSDNESRAKISPFLYSLTIAPTIGFYDGVFGPGVGSFFMVSFVLLLGQGILRAMSFTKLANASSNIGALIVFAWKGAIILPVALSMAAGAFLGAQLGARCAVRFGSRLIKPILIAICCLMAGKLLLNPDNPLRHALMHWS from the coding sequence TTGCTCGAAATAACTTTTGAAACGATGGCCGCCTTAGCCGCAGTAGCGACACTTGCCGGTTTTATCGATGCCATAGCGGGTGGCGGCGGTCTGATCACCTTACCCGCGCTGTTTCTTGCCGGCATTGATCCGGTAGCGGCCATCGCCACCAACAAACTTCAAGCGGCATCCGCAACGGTGTCGGCGACCGTCGCCTTCTGGCGCAAAGGGATGATTGAATGGCGCTCGGGTATGCCAATCGCGCTCATGGCCATGCTTGGCGGCAGCGCGGGGGCTTTGTCCGTCAGCATTCTTCCCAGGTCTGCCCTGGAAGCCGTTGTCCCCCTCTTGCTGATTTCAGTCGCGATCTATTTTTTACTGGCGCCGAAACTCAGCGATAACGAAAGCCGGGCAAAAATATCTCCGTTCTTGTATTCATTGACCATTGCGCCCACGATCGGCTTCTACGATGGCGTATTCGGCCCGGGAGTGGGGTCGTTTTTCATGGTCTCGTTTGTACTCTTGCTTGGGCAAGGCATACTGCGTGCCATGTCCTTCACCAAGTTGGCGAATGCCTCCAGCAACATCGGCGCACTCATTGTTTTCGCCTGGAAGGGTGCCATCATTCTTCCCGTCGCATTATCAATGGCGGCAGGGGCCTTCCTTGGCGCACAGTTAGGTGCGCGTTGCGCAGTCAGGTTCGGCTCTCGCCTGATCAAGCCTATCCTCATTGCTATTTGTTGCCTGATGGCCGGGAAGTTGCTGCTGAACCCCGACAATCCCTTAAGACATGCCTTGATGCATTGGAGTTGA
- a CDS encoding ribonucleoside-diphosphate reductase subunit alpha — protein sequence MLSSTSTQDGGPASLAKSAATLADYRIIRRNGSVVGFEPSKIAIAVTKAFLAVNGGQGAASARVREMVEQLTSNVVSALVRRQPNGGTFHIEDIQDQVELSLMRSGEHDVARAYVLYRAKRMEERAQHAAAAPESAVPQLHVMEDGKSRPLDLAEVRTLIKAACVDLEQHVDAEAILAETVKNLYDGVPVEELHKSAILAARALMEKDPAYSQVTARLLMHTIRKEVFGKEVAQADAPAEYLDYFPKYIKKGIEADLLDPKLAQYDLALLANAIKPERDLQFGYLGLQTLYDRYFLHIRDVRIEMPQAFYMRVAMGLALSEVDREARTIEFYNLLSSFDFMSSTPTLFNSGTLRSQLSSCYLTTVADDLEGIYDAIKENALLAKYAGGLGNDWTPVRSLGAHIKGTNGKSQGVVPFLKVVNDTAVAVNQGGKRKGAVCAYLETWHMDIEEFLDLRKNTGDDRRRTHDMNTANWIPDLFMKRVMEKGQWTLFSPSDTPDLHDKFGKAFEEAYVGYEAKAARGELRLFKTIQANDLWRKMLSMLFETGHPWITFKDPCNIRSPQQHVGVVHSSNLCTEITLNTNASEIAVCNLGSVNLPAHMLDGEIDHVKLQRTIRTAMRMLDNVIDINYYAVKKARDSNLRHRPVGLGIMGFQDCLHMKRTPYASKDAVEFADRSMEAVCYYAYLASTELAEERGRYSSYPGSLWDRGILPQDSLKLLAEERGGYLETDSSETMDWTLVRSRIRDFGMRNSNCVAIAPTATISNIIGVSACIEPTYQNLYVKSNLSGEFTEINAYLVRDLKARGLWDEVMISDLKYFDGTLAKIDRVPQDLREIYATAFEVQPSWIVEAAARRQKWIDQAQSLNIYMAGASGKKLDETYKLAWLRGLKTTYYLRTMGATHTEKSTSKTGALNAVGVDGSGGGNVMTSAPVADDIELDGPACVLRPGDAGFEECEACQ from the coding sequence ATGCTTTCTTCCACTTCAACTCAGGATGGCGGCCCTGCTTCGCTGGCAAAATCCGCGGCCACTCTGGCGGATTACCGCATCATTCGCCGTAATGGCTCGGTGGTGGGCTTTGAGCCTTCCAAAATTGCGATTGCCGTGACCAAAGCATTTCTGGCGGTCAATGGCGGGCAGGGTGCTGCTTCGGCCCGCGTGCGCGAAATGGTCGAGCAACTGACATCGAATGTCGTTTCTGCGCTGGTGCGCCGGCAGCCGAACGGCGGCACCTTCCATATAGAAGACATCCAGGATCAGGTGGAACTGTCGCTGATGCGCTCCGGTGAGCACGATGTGGCGCGCGCCTATGTTCTGTATCGCGCCAAACGGATGGAAGAGCGGGCGCAACATGCCGCCGCGGCCCCTGAATCTGCTGTGCCGCAATTGCATGTGATGGAAGATGGCAAGAGCCGTCCGCTGGATCTGGCCGAAGTACGCACGCTGATCAAGGCCGCATGTGTGGATCTGGAGCAACACGTTGACGCGGAAGCAATCCTGGCGGAAACCGTCAAGAATCTGTACGACGGTGTGCCGGTCGAGGAACTGCACAAGTCGGCCATTCTGGCCGCCCGCGCCCTGATGGAAAAAGACCCGGCCTACAGCCAGGTCACTGCACGTTTGCTGATGCACACCATCCGCAAGGAAGTGTTCGGCAAGGAAGTGGCGCAAGCCGATGCACCGGCCGAATACCTCGACTATTTCCCTAAATACATCAAGAAGGGGATCGAAGCCGATCTGCTCGATCCTAAGCTGGCGCAGTACGATCTGGCGTTGCTGGCCAATGCCATCAAGCCCGAACGCGACCTGCAATTCGGTTATCTCGGTCTGCAAACGCTGTATGACCGTTACTTCCTGCACATCCGCGACGTTCGCATCGAAATGCCGCAAGCCTTTTACATGCGCGTGGCGATGGGTCTGGCACTGAGCGAAGTCGATCGCGAAGCGCGCACTATCGAGTTCTACAACCTGCTGTCTTCGTTCGACTTCATGAGCTCGACGCCGACGCTGTTCAACTCCGGCACGCTGCGTTCGCAATTGTCGTCCTGCTACCTGACCACGGTGGCTGACGATCTGGAAGGCATCTACGACGCCATCAAGGAAAATGCCTTGCTGGCAAAGTATGCCGGCGGTCTGGGCAACGATTGGACGCCAGTGCGTTCGCTGGGTGCGCACATCAAGGGTACCAACGGCAAATCGCAAGGCGTGGTGCCTTTCCTGAAGGTGGTCAATGACACTGCCGTGGCAGTCAATCAGGGCGGCAAGCGCAAGGGGGCAGTCTGCGCCTATCTGGAAACCTGGCACATGGACATCGAGGAATTCCTCGACCTGCGCAAAAACACCGGCGACGATCGCCGCCGCACGCATGACATGAACACCGCTAACTGGATTCCTGACCTGTTCATGAAGCGCGTCATGGAAAAAGGCCAATGGACACTGTTCTCGCCTTCCGATACGCCAGACCTGCACGACAAGTTCGGCAAGGCGTTTGAAGAAGCCTATGTCGGCTACGAAGCCAAAGCAGCGCGCGGTGAGTTGCGCCTGTTCAAGACGATCCAGGCCAATGATCTGTGGCGCAAGATGCTGTCGATGCTGTTCGAAACCGGTCATCCTTGGATCACATTCAAAGACCCTTGCAACATCCGTTCGCCACAGCAACACGTCGGCGTCGTGCATAGCTCGAACCTGTGTACCGAGATCACGCTCAACACCAATGCTTCTGAAATCGCGGTCTGCAATCTGGGCTCGGTGAATTTGCCAGCGCACATGCTCGACGGTGAAATCGACCACGTCAAACTGCAAAGAACCATCCGCACCGCCATGCGCATGCTGGATAACGTGATCGACATCAACTATTACGCCGTCAAGAAAGCACGCGATTCCAACCTGCGTCATCGTCCGGTCGGTCTGGGCATCATGGGTTTTCAGGATTGCCTGCACATGAAGCGCACGCCTTACGCCTCGAAAGATGCGGTCGAATTCGCGGATCGTTCGATGGAAGCCGTCTGCTATTACGCTTATCTGGCCTCGACCGAACTGGCTGAAGAGCGCGGTCGTTACAGCTCGTATCCCGGCTCGCTGTGGGATCGTGGCATCCTGCCGCAAGACTCGCTCAAGCTGCTGGCCGAAGAACGCGGTGGCTATCTGGAAACAGATTCCTCCGAAACCATGGACTGGACGCTGGTCCGCAGCCGTATCCGTGATTTCGGTATGCGCAATTCGAATTGCGTGGCGATTGCACCGACAGCAACGATTTCCAATATCATCGGCGTCTCGGCCTGTATCGAACCGACGTATCAGAACCTGTACGTCAAGTCCAATCTGTCCGGCGAATTCACGGAAATCAATGCCTATTTGGTGCGTGACCTGAAGGCGCGCGGCTTGTGGGATGAAGTCATGATCTCCGATCTCAAGTATTTCGACGGCACGCTGGCCAAGATTGATCGCGTCCCGCAAGATCTGCGTGAAATCTACGCCACGGCGTTCGAAGTGCAGCCGTCATGGATCGTTGAAGCCGCTGCGCGTCGCCAGAAATGGATCGATCAGGCACAGTCGCTCAATATTTACATGGCTGGCGCTTCCGGCAAGAAGCTCGACGAAACTTACAAGCTGGCATGGTTGCGTGGCCTGAAGACGACTTACTATCTGCGCACCATGGGCGCCACCCATACGGAAAAATCGACTTCCAAAACCGGCGCGTTGAACGCGGTCGGTGTCGATGGCTCCGGCGGCGGCAACGTGATGACATCGGCACCAGTGGCTGACGACATCGAGCTGGATGGCCCGGCCTGCGTGCTGCGCCCTGGTGACGCTGGTTTCGAGGAATGCGAAGCCTGCCAATAA
- a CDS encoding alpha/beta hydrolase codes for MTSFPVSILSESSVSDQWMFSETPPGPASYFVEDFGTYQLEGRVLFSQDQCWPSVLTIHGARSDYTKLNVLMYGLQKQGISTLGFNLSGHSAASNVALSQTSLRNNLKESDRFFGRLKDGSCTVMGHSLGGALALKLAAAHPERIDKLVLFCPAVYGDLAYGPLFGGAFKRAISVPNGFLRTDAFEFLRQFKGKLMLVIGQYDGLRSTDYGGVDGTSAGVVLIDGVKQYSAIPREVIDCIKAAIPAPHLEVLTLPDCDHGISSWLRANPIAADRLTQKVAAFIRS; via the coding sequence ATGACGTCCTTCCCTGTGTCGATTTTGTCTGAATCCTCGGTCTCCGATCAGTGGATGTTTTCCGAAACACCACCTGGTCCGGCGAGCTATTTTGTCGAGGATTTCGGTACTTATCAGCTTGAAGGACGGGTTCTGTTTTCGCAGGACCAATGCTGGCCGTCAGTGCTCACGATCCACGGCGCCCGGTCGGACTACACAAAACTCAATGTGCTGATGTATGGCCTGCAAAAACAAGGTATCTCCACGCTGGGGTTCAATCTATCCGGGCATAGTGCAGCTTCCAATGTGGCGCTTTCTCAAACCTCACTGCGGAACAACCTGAAAGAGTCGGATCGCTTTTTCGGGCGACTCAAGGACGGCTCCTGTACGGTCATGGGTCACAGCCTCGGCGGCGCGCTGGCACTCAAACTCGCAGCAGCGCACCCGGAACGGATAGACAAACTGGTGCTGTTTTGCCCGGCCGTTTATGGCGATCTGGCTTACGGGCCTCTCTTTGGCGGAGCGTTTAAACGCGCCATTTCCGTTCCAAACGGATTTTTGCGGACAGATGCCTTTGAATTTCTTCGTCAGTTCAAGGGCAAGCTGATGCTCGTTATCGGGCAATACGATGGACTGCGTTCCACAGACTATGGTGGTGTCGATGGCACCTCCGCCGGGGTTGTCCTGATTGATGGCGTCAAACAATATAGCGCCATCCCCAGGGAAGTCATTGATTGCATTAAAGCCGCGATCCCCGCCCCCCATCTTGAGGTGCTAACCCTGCCCGATTGTGATCACGGCATCTCCTCCTGGCTTCGCGCCAACCCCATAGCGGCAGATCGTCTGACCCAGAAAGTTGCAGCGTTCATCCGTAGCTAA